The stretch of DNA TGTCGATCAGGAGATGGAGCGGACCGCCCGAACTACGATACGGAATATCGACCGTCAGGGATTTCTGCCGACGGCTCAGCGTGCTGAAATCCGGCACGGACCACGACAGCCCAGCCAGACGAAGGAGACTTTCGACAAAGCCCGTCGTCTGTCGCAGCGCAAAGCCAAACAGGACTTTCAGCGTCAGGCAACTCTGGATCGCGGCGTCGCTGTAATTCTGCCGCCGTCCTCGACGTCCCGTCGGAAGGCCCTCCCAATTCATGGATGGGTCAAACCATACCGTCAGAGAGCCGCGCTTCTTCAGCGCGGCGTTGTAGGAGGACCAGTTCGTCGTACGGTATCGCGTGGCTTTCGGCTTGCTCATCACTCCCAGCTACCAGTCTGGATTCATTCCGTGAATCCACTCCGAGCATTTACGCAACAAAGCCGGTTGGATATGCTCGTGGAAAACGCCATCGCTCGGTTGGAGCGGCATTGTCCGATCGAATTCGCCGCAGCGTCACGCGCCAAGGCGAACACGCCTGCAAAGCAGCGTCCGGCAAAAGCTTCGGTTGCCAACTTTTCCCAGACGGTCAATTCGGATCTATGACACAGTCATTAAGGACAGGGTCATCTCGTCCTGAAATCTTATTCGATATCTCCCGTCTGCTCTCGCGTGCCGATCAAGCTATTCCGACTGGAATCGACCGTGTCGAATTGGCTTACGCGCATTATCTGCTGGCCCATCGGCGCGATAAGGTTATCTTCTCGGCGCTTCACCCGATTGGGCGATATGCGACACTGCCATTCGAACTGAGCGAGCGTTTTATCGAGGCGCTTTTGCTTTGCTGGGATGCCGAAAACACGGACGCCTCACCGGCGAAACTGGGGCGCCAACTGCAAAATGCTTTGCTGTTCTCGCGTGGACCGCATCCGGCTGGGCCGTGCAAGCATCTTTTGGTATCTCATCATCATCTGACGCGTCCGCGAATTATTGAAAAGGTTCTAGCCAAATATCGTGCTTCCTTCGTCACGATGGTTCATGACCTGATTCCAATAGACTATCCCGAATATGCGCGCCCGCGTGAACCGAAGCGTCATGAGTTACGCATTCAAACGGTGACACGTTACGCCGAAAGTATCGTAACGCCTTCCGAACCGGTGAGTGAGGCGATGAGGCAGCGCCTTGGGGCAGCGGGGAGAGGATCCATCCCGGTTCATACCATTCCTCATGGCGTGCATCGTCATGCGGCTTCGGATTTACCGCCTGCCGAAGCGGAGGAACCCTATTTCGTTTGTATCGGCACGATCGAACCGCGCAAAAATCATTTGCTGCTGCTGAATCTATGGCGACAGATGGTGGAGGAGGGGAAAAAACCGCCTCGGCTGATCGTGATCGGCAAACGTGGATGGGAAAATGAGAATATCGTCGATATGCTCGATCGCTGCCCGAAGCTTAACAGCTATGTCAGCGAGCATAATACCCTGCCGGACGCAGAAGTCGTAAGGCTCCTCAAAGGCAGCCGTGCGCTTTTATTTCCTTCTTTTGTGGAAGGGTTTGGGCTGCCTTTGGCGGAAGCGCTCTCGCTCGGCGTGCCTGCACTATGCGCCGATATCCCCGTTTTGCGCGAAGTCGGCGAAGATGTCGTCGACTACCTCGATGCGCTGGACGGTCCTGGTTGGAAAAGGGCAATCCAGGATTTCGCTGCTGATGGCGTCATGCGCCAAGCGCAAATGGCCCGCTTGCAACGCTGGTCTCCAGTGAGTTGGGAGAAAAGCGTGGAGATGGCGGTCGAAAGTATGGATTTATAGAAAATATTGTTCCGACGCTTCGGCCCTATCTCGATATGAATAGATAATAGGGCCGAAAGTCGTTCTAACGTTAAGACCGGCTATAGACGTCCTCGATGCGGACGATATCGTCCTCGCCGAGATAAGGGCCGGACTGCACTTCAATCAGCGTCAACGGGATCTTACCCGGGTTCTCCAAGCGGTGCACGGCGCCGAGCGGGAGGTAGATGCTCTCGTTTTCGCGCACCATGTGCTTCTCGTCGTCACGCGTGACGATCGCCGTGCCTTCGACCACCACCCAATGCTCGGCACGATGGAAGTGCTTCTGCAAGGAGAGCTTCTGGTTGGGGTCCACCACGATGCGCTTGACCTGGAAGCGGTCGCCCTGGATCAATCCCTCATAGAAGCCCCACGGACGGTAGTTGCGGTTGTGGGTGAGGGCTTCCTTGCGTCCGGCCTTGGTCAGGCGGGCGACCATATGCTTGACGTCCTGCGCACGGTCACGATGCGACACCATGACGGCGTCCTGCGTGACGACGACGATCAGATCTTCCACGCCTGCCACGGTCGCGACGATACCATCCGAGCGCACATAGCAATTCTTGGCGCGATCGAGGAACACGTCGCCATAGGTGGCGTTGCCGTCCTCATCCTTGGGGCTGAGTTCCCACAGCGCATCCCAGCTGCCGATATCCGACCAGCCGAAATCGCCCGGCACCACGGCCGCGAGCTTGGTGCGCTCGGCAATGGCGTAATCGACCGAGATATCCGGCGCCGCACTAAAGCTGGCCGCATCAAGACGCTCGAAATCCATGTCCGTGTGACGTTCGGCCACGGAGCGGCGGACGTTTTCGTAAACCTGCGGCTCGTAGGCCTCGGTCTCGCTCAGAAAGGTGCGGGCTTGCGCCACGAACATGCCCGAGTTCCACAGATAACGACCATCCGCCACCAGAGCCTGCGCCTTTTCGGCATTGGGCTTCTCGACGAATTGCGCCACGCTATAGACATTGGGGATGCCGGCGATCTCATCGCCGCGTTCGATATAGCCATAGCCCGTTTCAGGCTTGGTGGGCTTCATGCCGAACGTGACGATGCGCCCGGCATTGGCGGCGGAGACGGCACTCTGCAACGCGGTGCGCAGCGCGTTCGCGTCGGTGATGGCGGCATCGGCGGCCATGATCCACAGCACCGCATCGGGATCTTGTTCGGCGACCAGGAAAGCGGCGGCGGCAATGGCGGGAGCGGAGTTGCGGCCGACTGGCTCC from Kozakia baliensis encodes:
- a CDS encoding mannose-1-phosphate guanylyltransferase/mannose-6-phosphate isomerase; the encoded protein is MTERSLDHNQGNFAETKIVPVILSGGSGSRLWPVSRGSYPKQFWPLLTDKTLLQETALRGQNAGLSAPIVVCNAEHRFIIAEQLREAGIADARIVLEPVGRNSAPAIAAAAFLVAEQDPDAVLWIMAADAAITDANALRTALQSAVSAANAGRIVTFGMKPTKPETGYGYIERGDEIAGIPNVYSVAQFVEKPNAEKAQALVADGRYLWNSGMFVAQARTFLSETEAYEPQVYENVRRSVAERHTDMDFERLDAASFSAAPDISVDYAIAERTKLAAVVPGDFGWSDIGSWDALWELSPKDEDGNATYGDVFLDRAKNCYVRSDGIVATVAGVEDLIVVVTQDAVMVSHRDRAQDVKHMVARLTKAGRKEALTHNRNYRPWGFYEGLIQGDRFQVKRIVVDPNQKLSLQKHFHRAEHWVVVEGTAIVTRDDEKHMVRENESIYLPLGAVHRLENPGKIPLTLIEVQSGPYLGEDDIVRIEDVYSRS
- a CDS encoding glycosyltransferase family 4 protein, yielding MTQSLRTGSSRPEILFDISRLLSRADQAIPTGIDRVELAYAHYLLAHRRDKVIFSALHPIGRYATLPFELSERFIEALLLCWDAENTDASPAKLGRQLQNALLFSRGPHPAGPCKHLLVSHHHLTRPRIIEKVLAKYRASFVTMVHDLIPIDYPEYARPREPKRHELRIQTVTRYAESIVTPSEPVSEAMRQRLGAAGRGSIPVHTIPHGVHRHAASDLPPAEAEEPYFVCIGTIEPRKNHLLLLNLWRQMVEEGKKPPRLIVIGKRGWENENIVDMLDRCPKLNSYVSEHNTLPDAEVVRLLKGSRALLFPSFVEGFGLPLAEALSLGVPALCADIPVLREVGEDVVDYLDALDGPGWKRAIQDFAADGVMRQAQMARLQRWSPVSWEKSVEMAVESMDL